The nucleotide window taatagattaaaaacaactcatatccataaTGTAAATGATGAataatagtttcagccatgctagtgttcgcagtccaacaagtgatagcccaagtatcccgatgctttgtTGTTTTCTCAAGTCTCAAGGAAAACTataatcctcctaacaatacccccgagaataatgaggaggtgcatctcctatagcgctactattgttaaggcggaactacacaccctggattaaacgtccACATAGCACATAGaatacaagaatcacaagtttcacatacacataggatagagtttagtttccaaaagtttcaagtatcatagtttaatagaatacatgttgcatcccaaagtttaaaGCAAAAGgtgatcgagtatactcacagtgattgcttaacaggtTAACTGTTATTGGATTAAAGGGAGCTCTTTAGAtgtagcctgattagattacaacagataagTGTCGGACAGAAACGCAAGCTAACATAAGCGTCAGATCAGTCAATGagtcggatggctgttcgatcggatagctatccgatcggattgccgttcGATTGAGGTGACTGTTGTGAGTGAGggacggatggccatccgatcggattgcctcTCGGCCAATCCCATCCTTTTCGCGTTCCCGTCTTTGATTCgatttgcgagttagattaagcgttgcgcaTTATTGGGTAACAGTACAACTAGATTATAgcattaacacaaaagtttccataGTTTCCATAGTTTCCGCTAGTGACAAGACTTCAGTCCCTCGTTCAACCAAGTTTCAAGTTTTACGAGcttcaagagtcaagcaccaatgtatcaagtatcaagaatcatagtttccaagtatcaagtatcaagaatcatagtttccaaAGTATCATAGTTTCAcgagtatcaagtatcaagtatcatagaATCATAGTCTCATAGCATAATAGACTCACAAAGTTTCAAGCATCAAAAGTGTCAAGTTTCATATagtacaggggctaaaagtgacaATTAGCCAAAAGTCTAAGGACGCAGGTGTTacacctctatatatatataggtagagagagagagagagggagagagacacgttttttatttttaaaattttctagCACTATTATCATTAACTAAAATATATAAAGACGTATTTTTATGTGTATctattataattattttattgtttttcatttaaaggtaaaaaagaaaattaataaaataacaaacgtatatatgtatatatacatatacacatgaTTTGTATATATAGACACACATTTATAGAAAGaggtaaaaaagaaaattaaaaaaaactaattgtGTGtgcatacacacatatatatatatatatatacatacatgtagATATATTATAGTTATAGATGTTTTTATATATAGGTAAAAATGatattaaaaagagaaaaatgcccggatagtccctgtgggtTGCTCCATTTTCATGTATAGTCCCTAcacttctaaaattacagctatagttcCCAACTTTTGCACatttgttctcggatagtccctagtgTGGATGGTGCTTAGTTTGTCTATTTAAGTGGACGTGAAATGACTTAAATACCCTTATTGTAtagataaatattttttttgaacgacaactcgctttatatataaatataaagagccagcaagaaACTGGAAACAAAACGATGAAACAAAACCGAAACACAACCCAAAGAAAACATTACATCATATCTGCAATCTCAAACAGGTTCCAGTTCTCCCAGCCAAGCTTCGTGAACTTTGTACGGCTCTTGATCCACATGAAAGAATCCTCTTTAATCAACTCCATCGTCTTCGAGATCGGAACAAAACTGTCTTCGAAAACTTTCTGATTACGAGCGAACCAAAGCCTCCAAACAGTTGCCGCAACATTCGTGTTAACAATCCACTTCCAATTTTTACTACCTGGGCAATCCGCTAAAAAACGCAGCAGGTCTTCAAGAGAGTTACAGTTTGCTGGATAAGGAATTCGCATCCACGCTAGGACATTCCACCAAATACACCTAGTCCACACGCAGTCGACAAAGAGGTGATTCGTAGATTCTTCATATAACCCGCACCGCGAACACAACACGTTTTGCACTGGAATCCCTCTTCACGCAAGCTCTATCTTCGACGCAACATTCCCGTGAACAGCACGCCACAACAAAAAATTACTCTTAGGAGTGGCCCAAGAATTCCAAAAGAAGTTGTATCCAGTGTCCACATGACCCGCTTCGGTTTTCATCAAATCCAATCTTACCTGTTTGACAGAAAAATATTCTTCCGAGCAATCAGACCACTTCCAGATGTCTTTACAATTTTTTAGGTTAACTTGGTTTAGTCTTCCCATAAGGACGCTAAATTGGCTCCATTCTTCATCTGAAACCGGATCCTTGCCCCATTCCCAAGACCATTGGTTTATACCACCAACCCCTAACACATTTTCAGCCACCAAAGCATGCTTTCTTTTAGCTAACCGAAACAAATCCGGGAACAAAGCCTTTAAAGGAAGCTGATCCAACCAAGCATCCTTCTAGAAACTAGTGTTTAAACCGTTACCCAACTATGTTTTCAGTTTATCTTTAATATTGATACCATGCTTCACAAAAACCTCCTTCATATTTCTGATATCTTTCCAAACCCCCGGAATAGATTTCTTTAAAGGGATTAAGATACTATCATTTTTCGAGGCATGAATAGCTTTAATAACCCGAGCCCAAAGCTGATTTGGGTCCGCTTTGTATCTCCACCACCACTTAACCAACATAGCATAATTATAGTCCTTAATGCCCCCAAGACCAAGTCCATCTTTTTTCTTGGATCTCACCATTTTCTCCCATCTAACTCATCTCATTTTGTGGCCCGTTGCCGATTTACCATAAATAAAGTCCCTTCGGATCTTTTCAATCTTATTTAAGACACACTTCAGGGCAACGAAGATTGATAAAAAATACGAAGGAAGACTTCCCAACATAACCTTGGCCAAAGTCATCCTCCCCACAAAGGATAGATAACGAGCTTTCCATTTGGAAAGCTTTTGTTGGAATCGATCTAAAATAGGTTGCCAAAATTTCGCTTTTTTCATATTCACCCCAATGGGGATTCCCAAGTATGTAAACGGAAAAGACCCGACCTCACATCTTAAGACCCGAGCAAGTCTCTCAATCTCCTCGGCATTCACACCTATACCAAATAACTTACATTTATGATAGTTAACCTTAAGCCCTGAGACAAGATTCAACCATCTTAAAAGGCGATTGAGATTAACAACAATTTCTTCCGACCATTCTCCAATGAAAAGAACATCATCCGCGTAGCAAAGGTGGGAAAGAAGCGTGCCTTCATTAGGGAGACGAATTCCGTGAAACAAACCCAACTCGGTCGCCTGCTTCATAAACAAGTTCAACACCTCCATTACAATAATAAAAAGGAACGGGGATATGGGATCCCCTTGTCTCAACCCCCCTTTTATACTTGAATTCTCCCGTCGAGGACCCATTAATCAAGACCGAACCCCACCCGGAAGATAGGCAACCTTTAACCCACTTAAGGCATTTGTCGGGAAACGCCATACTTTCCATTACTTGAAGAAGACATTTCCAATTAATAGAATCGTAAGCTTTCTCGAAATTGTCCTTAaaattcatcatcttcttcttgctCTTTTTTGCCCAAGCCACCGTCTCATTAACAATAATAGGGCTATCAAGGATATTTCTACCTCCCACAAACGCGGATTGCATATGAGAGATGATGTCGTTCATAATAGTTTTTCACCGGTTTCCGAAAACTTTAGCAATGATCTTGTAAGAAGAACCCACAAGCAAGATAGGGCAGAAACTCTTTAGGTCTTGCGGGTCTTTTTTCTTCGGAATGAGCGCAATAAAAGAAGAGTTGCATCCAGCACTTATACTTCCAGTCGTATGAAAATCATCCATCATCGACATCACCAACGTCCCcgacctaacccccacccccatccAGCACTTATACTTCCAGTCATATAGATAAATATTAAAGCATTAAAAGATAAAGTTAACTCAAGTGGCCCCACCTCACCCCCACCCACACCCCGACGCCCACCCTCACCCCATTCTCTCCCTTTCCTGTTTTGTCTGCAAAAGCTTTTTGCGACTCTTTCTTCATTGTTTCACAACAAACAGATGTTGCAATGGTGAACCAGAAGTGAACTTCTCCGATGATGTGGAGTCGGTGCCGTAATAACAAATCGTAGTTCCAGTGAACACTTCCACCGAGAGAGTTTTCCACCGATAAAACCGCTCGATCTGGGATCCAAAGCTCCACAGCTTGAAAAGAAACTTCGAATTGGTCACACGGAATGGCGTCACAGTTCGGATAAGTTTTTCTAGCGGCGGTTTCATTGTACGCGCTCGGTACACCTTGATACGCGACTCGTAGTGCAGATCCGTGCGATAGCGCCAATGATAGGTCGGCGATTGTGAACAGTTTTGGTAGCTTTTTGATTGGAAACTGTCGTGGTTGTTTACGATGGTTATCTGATCGGCTCCGGTGGAGTTATCTGTGTTTTGTTGTTGTGATTCAACCTTGTTAATATTGCACACGAGCTCTACCAATCGGCTCGGCTCTCTCCACCACCAGTGGCGGTGCCATGTTAGGAAAACAATAAAGAAGGGGAAGGGTGTAGGTTTTAGGTCGGAGGAAGGTGGAGGCGGTGGTTGAGGGGTGGCGGTGGGGTTATGGAGAAGACGATGGTGACATGTTTTAGGTTTTTAATAAAAGATATAGGCCCCACCTGAATTATTTAtattaactctttttattttctttattatattttaataataaGGTCATTTGTCATTTCACATTCACTTAACATTAAAAACTAACCCCATCCACGCTAGGGACTATCCGATAATGAATGTGCAAAAATTAGGTACTATAGCTGTAATTGTATAAGTGTAAGGACTATAGGTGAAATTAgagcaaaccatagggactatccagACATTTTTctcaattaaaaaataaaaacagaaaaataataGGGTAAATTGCCAAAGGTGTccctaggggtgcaaacgagccgagcggctcacgagctactcgagatcggctcgggAAAAAGCACGAAACGAGCCAAGCCTTATCGaacccgagccgagcttgagcctcaaaacaaagctcgtttgtttatcgagcccgagctcgagcctcgcatatgaagctcgttaggctcgtcgagccttatcgagcatTAATGTAAACGAGctgagtcgagccgagcttatttaaacttgtttacaagccgacctcgaacctaaaaataagcttagtaaacgagcccaagcccaagcttcacttatcgagcttgcaagcctaaaaagtctattatttatattatttttatttaatatactaattaatagataataaacgagccgagcccgagctctcataagttaatcgagctcgagctcgagcctggtcgagctcgggctcggctcggctcgtttgcacccctagggGTCCCTAAGTTAACGATATTACCAAAACCGTCCTAACGTAACGATACATTTTAACTGACTTTGTCATTTGAATGAAAATATGAAACGTTAGGGGCCACTTacaaaaaattattatttttggaTATAACAGGTAGAATTGCCAAAACCTCAGTGaagattttggcattttactctttaaatAATTTTAAAACTTTAACTAACTAGAAATAGCACTTGGCGCGTTGCAGTCGGTACTACTGTTTGTTGCTCCGATGCAATGCAGCGGGACATGGTTTGATCATTAGCACCAACCGACGTTAAGAATTATGTTAAATAGTTATGAAATTACCATTGTAGTCTTTATATTTGAAAAGAACATATAAAAAACCCATACAAACCCAGGatatgtcatcaataaacacaaaTAGCTATCAATAAATAAAAAAGCAAGAAAGATACAACATAACATTGTATCTAACTTGTTTTTTTCATGTTAAACTGCTCTCCCACATTGTAATCAACAATTTGAAGATATAATACAATACGAAATCCCCTAGAGTTCTATCAATCACCATATTGTTAATAGGCAAGAAACGACACTCCATCCGCACCCCCTCCCGTCTAGCTCCGTCCATGGCCATGATTGGTAACAGTCAAGAAACAACTTGCACGAAAATTCTAAGGATGTGCATGACCATGATTGTTAATAATCAAGAAACAACTTGCACGGGAAGTTCTAAGGATGTTTAAAATTCAACCAATGCTtaacattaaattcaataaagtttatttaaaatcattttttgaAACAATAAAAAGTCCGAGAATACTCACTATTGTTGGCTGAAATGCAGGCATTATGCTTCATACAACATGCATTAAGTTCATCACAAGGCTTTGCTCCTGGACATCCACTGTACAATGTACCACATTACTTTCTACAGCTTAACAATGGTGGCACTGTCAATACAACATATTCATTACctcatttattttttttaactaaaaattaTGTAATTATATAAGAAAGCCACCGGTAATTATATGTACCTTTTGCGGAAGGACGATTCACATTTGTTACTGCATTCTTTAGGCCagatattttaaaataaagaTGAGAACATATgaattaaataaacaaaatatGTTTATGAATAAAGAAATTAGTAAATAAAAATGAAGCATACCAAACTAAGGCTTGTGTCTCCACCAACCCAACGCAGTCCCCGGCGCAGCCACCGCCACCGCCTCAACATACTTCGCCACAATCCGACCCATCGGCCGACTCCCCACCACCAAACCCAAATCTCGGAAGTTGTAAAATTCATGGTTAACGTTCTCTAGCTGCTCAACTGCTTCTGTGACAGTCAAAGAGGGCATATCGAAGTATTTGGTTCGAACAACCtgatcaaaatatatataaatcagCTACACATAAAAAGATATATGATTGGAAGTTCATAATGGATACTAATGTGCTAAATCAGAAAGATCGAGTGGTCGCGAAGTACCCCTTCGCTAGTGAATCGGTTGTAGGTGTTGTTCTGGACCATGCATCGCTGCCACCACTGTTAGGGTTGAGATCCAATGGGGTCTTGACTAGAGTACACAGAGGGTCTTAGGACCATAAGCGCCGCGGTTAACCACTTTGAGACACCACATCCTTGTTACACGGGTTTCCTTCACACTAACGTTAAAACTTAATTAATAACTGCTATTATTGTGTTTTTAATACTTTTAACATGAATTTACCAAACTTCAGTAAAAAATCTCAGCTAAAACTATCGGTTTGTTCATCTCAATCAATCAAAAAATGTTTCACCCTAATCCAAACATTAATCATCTAGACATACACAATCAATATCAAAACAAACTAAACTACTTGAAAGcatctaaccaaatcaaaaccgACATTGATACGTACATAGTCGAATGATTGATGTATTCATGAAGATTATTAGTACACACGAAACAATGATAATCTACACCTTCGCATCACACAACACAATGAGTTCATAATTGGGAGAGAGGAGATCTCATCATTGGGGTTTTGAATAAGAcgacctttttatttttcattttttttcatattGAAGAAGTATGAAGAACAGGAGGTGTGAAGTTTTTTATCATCCTGGCGTCAAGCTATTTTTCCGCAAGACCTCCCCTATAGTATCGTCACCGCAGTAGAGTTTAACCACCAAGTTCAGGATGGATTGGTGTGGTTCCTCTACGCCAAGGACACCAGAATATCGAACCATGAACGAAGAAAGGAATGAGATAAAATAGTGATTGCGAGGCCCCAATTCTTGACTGGGGGGACACCAAAGGACTCTGCCCTTCCATCCCTTGGATAGATAGAGAGGGAGGGCAAACCTTTTAGTTTTTCATGTTGTCAAAGAGTTGaacaacgttttttttttttgtgttgttAAAGAGTTGAATAATGAAATAGATGGCGAGTGCCCGATCGAATTGATCGGGTCATGTAGGAACAAGGTTCAAGTCTACTGGTCTGTTAGGATGCCTCAACAACATACATCATTGCACTTCCACTTGACACCTATTGTAATGATAAACGGCCCGTCTCACTGTGACCTTCTCTTGAATTCTCAAAACTTATGTCGCTCCATCCCCGGAGGGGCAGAGAACCCGTCGTTGTCTCAGCTGTGCTACTGAAGGCTCTGGGGAAGTTGGAATAGGAGAGCACTCATCTTGGGGTAGGCTTACTACTTAGATGCTTTCAGCAGTTATCCGCTCCGCACTTGGCTACCCAGCGTTTATCTTGGGCACGATAATTGGTACACACGAGGTGCGTCCTTCCCGGTCCTCTCGTATTAGGGAAAGGTCCTCTCAATGCTCTAACGCCCACACCGGATATGGACCGAACTGTCTCACGACGTTCCGAACTATCTCACGACGTTCCGAACTGTCTCACGATACTGATATATTGTATAACAAAATAAAGGTGAATAAATTTATGAGCATATAAATATTTTTTCATTGTTTAATTATATGATgtaaaaataattaagaagttTTCTAAGGAATTGATGATAGGCATTCTAGAAACAGGTTAAGTATTGATTACTGTCGAATACCCAACCCCCGGATGACGTTGGCTGGATCTTCGTTGACGTTGAGAGCTCCTGTCCTTGCTTACTACAAAAGcataaaccgttagcctcgcctcGGGGGACCCCaggagggggatccgtgaccaagctccggcgtgagaataagtaaacttgccggatgAGGAAAGGAGAATTTTCCTATGAAGATATTCACCGGAGAATTCCTATCTTGGTGTGAATCTAATTAATGTGTTATGTGTAGTAAATACGAGGAATGTTGGTCAGATTTAATAAGAGGGAATAAATGAGAGTAGTAAATGAGAAGTTGGCCGGAGATTATACCTGCCTCTGCCTTATCCTTTCTCTCCCTTATATAATGGCATGCCCCTATCTCAAAGAGAAATGTCCCTCATGTTATCTAACGGTAACTGTGATACCTTGgaaggtcagacacgtgtctgacccccaacggtgCGATGCCTTTCTTCATTAATGCATAACCGGATAAGTACAATGATGGTGACCGGATGCTTCTCTTATCAGGCATTTAATGAGCCTGTTATCTCTTAGCTGTTTTCCCGCTCACACGAGGAAGGAACCTTGGTAAGCAAGGGTAATTCACTTAGTGGGTATTTGAGTGGTTGGTGGTCGGTCGTCGTTAAGGTCCGTTTTAACGGCGAAGGACCTGAAGTCTTTTATCGAGGCGTATAACATACCGGATCGGTTTTCCCCTTCTTTGCCTGGCCCCAATGAATCGGCGGAATGCACGCCTGATAGGATACCCATTTATACTCTTGCCTTCTCCTCTTGTGGGGTCCGATACCCCCTTTCTGCCTTCAAGATTTCCTTGTTTCGTCATTTTGGTGTGCATTTCTCACAAATTCACCCCTTGGGGTTCATGAGGGTAGTTCATTTTGAACTGTCCTGTGCCGCTATCTCGGGGGAACCCTCTGTCCCTCTGTTCTGTTTGTTTTACCAGCTGATTTTCGATGGTGACTGGTTCACCTTTGCTAAACGTCAAAACAGTGTTTCGAGGCCTTGCTACAACTTCATGCCAACTTCGACCTACCCAAAGGACTGGAAGTGTAGGTTCATATTTGTTTCTGCGGCTATGTTACCGGAGTCCCCTGTGCCAAAGGATCTTCACGCCGTTATTGAGGATGTTGTCCCTACCCTTTCTGCAAGCGAGACTGTCCAGTGGAAAAGAATGTGTGATAATCCAACAAGGGCTTTTACTTTCTCTGAGGGGATGCTTGCTATGGGTGGTTTGAGCCCTTCCTACCCAATTCATCCAAGAGCCTTCTTTGGCAAGAAAGGTACTTTTTTGTTCCGGGTTTGTTTCTtataatcatttccttttttctttTATGCTTTTGGGGACCCGTAGTCATCTTTGGTACCTTGTGCAGAGATAACTTTGTGGCGGCTTCTTCAAGGCGATTCCAAGGATGTGAAATATGTGGTTGATGACGAGGTTAATCCCCGGTTGAATGCGGAGGCATAGGTTACGGGGGGATCCGTCTAGGCAGGAGGTTCTGTTGCCCTGGGTGGATCTGAGGAGGATCCTTCTGGTGGGGAGGAAAGTTCTCCCGACCTTCCTCCTGTTCATCCCTCCGGTCAGAGCGACGATGAAGAAGTGGAGATACAGCTGGTTCGTAAGAGGAAGTCTGTCAGTCCTCATCCGGCTCCTCCACCTCGCAACATTCGCCAGAGGCTTCGGAGTGCTAGTGGTCAGAAACTTCCTCCTTCTTCCAAGGCTGCCTCTGACCTTCCTCCTGCCGGGGTCAAAGGTTCCTTGTCCAAGCATTTAAAGTCCTCAAGCTTGGTGAGTGCTCCGTTACTGGTAAGTTAACCCtcctcttcttctttctttctgTGTCATTTCTGATTGTCCTTTTTTCTTTCTTCTTAGGGGAGCTCCCGGGAGCCTATAGAAATTCCACCAGGTCCTTCTCCTTCCCGTATCCGGGACAAAGCCTCTGAGGTGGGGGTAGCTCGCTTTTCCTCGGCCTATGAACTTTCTCCTTTACATGCTACTGGGACTAGCAAACCTACTTTTCAGGAAGGCCTTGCTTATCGATCTCCCCTTGCCCCTTTGTTTGCTGATGCCCTCCCTTGCACTTATGTTCCCAAATGGAAGGTAACTAGTTCTTCCGTCATAGGGACTCCTGAAGCTGCCCGGGACTTTCTGAGTCATGCTGTCCCTCCCTCACATAAATTTGTAAATTCTGCCTTGAGGGATGATCTCTTTGAAGATCAATATAGCATGTCTTTATGTGAAAGCTTCTTTAGGGGTGCTGGGATGCTGCAAAGGATTGATGATTTGAGGAAAGCAAACGAGGTACTGAAGGCTGAGCTTAAAGCTTCCCAGTTGGTTGTTGCCGGGCTTAGAGGCCAGGTGGTTGATGCTGAGAGAAGGTTACAGGAGGAGAAGGTGCATAGtcttctccccccccccccattttttatatatacatacaacCGTATTCACTGATCCTTTGTCTAGGGAGCTGGGGCTATGCTTAAGAGGAAGGAGCGGGCTTGGGAGCAGGAGATGGCGTCGTTGATCGCGGAGAAGGAGGGGCTTGCTGCTGAGCTGAAGCATGTGAAGGAAGTTGGCTCCGTTTCCCAGGAGCAGCTTAACACTATGTATGCAGATTATGGGATAACTTCATATGATAATCAACGGTTGGCGTGGGAGAAGCACTGGTTGATTACTGAAGGTTTTGGGGCTTTCCTTACTGCTGTTGGCTATCAGGCGGGATTGAAGGACGGTTATGCTTATTCTGCCCAAGGCTTGGGCAGAAAAGAGACTCCTCTTTATAATTCCAAAGCGAAAAAGAGGTTGTCCAAGCTGAACGAGGAGTTTGGGCGTAAAACCCCGGCCGTCCTTGCCAAGATCCTTGAGCATCCCTTGATTTCAATTGATGAACTGAAGGCCTTGTTCTCCTCCGCTGGTCCTTCGTCTCCGCCGTCCCTTTCCGTGGGTGATCCCCAGTGAATTCTGAACACTTGACAAACTTCGATATGGTTGTAATAACTCTAACTTACTTTGGGATACTTGTATGTTTTGCTTGACTTTGTTTTGGATGGTCCTTTGTGTTGGGGATCGCCTTGACCGCTAATCGTATGGCCTATGGTTATGTATAGCTCCTCCTTTGCTTTGTTGCCTGTTCCTTgtcttgtttgttttgttttgcaggGGCTTTTATCGGAGGCTAGCTTGGTGATTCCCTGGAGACTTTCAATCTGCTTTAGTGAGGAGCTATGTCTTCACTTTGTCTCGCTGTgtttgtaattttgtatattgTTTAGTTTTTGCCCAAGTTATTGGGGCTTCTTTTTGTATGTATATTTTGTATTAAATAAAGCAGGTTCCCCTTCGTAGTTTTCTATATACGAGTGTGTTTGCattatttgttttttattgtttGCTTCGTTAAACTGTGATTGTCTGTTCGAGGCCAATCGGTGGACAAGTTTATAATGCTGTATTATGTTTTTTGACTTGCTTTTGTCCGTCTTAGGTTAGCTAGACCTTTATTAGCCCCACGGTCGGGCTTTGGGCATGTCTTGAATGCCTCATACACGTGTGTTCGTTTGTTCTAGTTTTAGATTTAAAGGGTGTTCATAGGCACGTCTGCCCAGGTATGGTTACCCATAGCTTTCAAAATGGGACGTTTTCGTCCGTCTTTCATTTAATCTTCGGGGGATTTATACTTCCCTTCATAGACTGTTTACAAAAAGGTTTACTTTCTGGGGGAAAAATCCCCGTACACATGGTTTTCCTACAACAAAAGTGGCTCTTGGCCGTTTTCCCCTGGGGGTATGCCCCTTACATGTAATACTTCCTGAGCTGCATGAGGTTCCAGGTCCTTGGGACCTCTTTTCCTTCTAATGTCTCCAACTTGCATGTTCCCTTCCCGTTTGCCCATGTGACCCTGTATGGGCCTTCCCAGTTGGGGCCCAATTTTCCGGTGTTTTCCTACATACTAGCCTCATTGGC belongs to Helianthus annuus cultivar XRQ/B chromosome 5, HanXRQr2.0-SUNRISE, whole genome shotgun sequence and includes:
- the LOC118492204 gene encoding uncharacterized protein LOC118492204; translation: MNDIISHMQSAFVGGRNILDSPIIVNETVAWAKKSKKKMMNFKDNFEKAYDSINWKCLLQATELGLFHGIRLPNEGTLLSHLCYADDVLFIGEWSEEIVVNLNRLLRWLNLVSGLKVNYHKCKLFGIGVNAEEIERLARVLRCEVGSFPFTYLGIPIGLPLKALFPDLFRLAKRKHALVAENVLGVGGINQWSWEWGKDPVSDEEWSQFSVLMGRLNQVNLKNCKDIWKWSDCSEEYFSVKQVRLDLMKTEAGHVDTGYNFFWNSWATPKSNFLLWRAVHGNVASKIELA